The DNA region TCATCGGCGCGCTCGTCATTGGGCTCGCATTGCCGTGGGCGCTTCTCGCCGCGCTGGTGACGCTGCCCGCCGTGTTGGTAGCGGTGACCGTGTCTTTGGGCGCGTCGGGCATTGCGCTCAAGCCCGTGTTCATTGGGTTGGGCGGCATCGGCATGGCGTACGCGCTGCTGTTGGCGTTTGGCATCGCGGTTTCATAATCGCGGTCTCGTAGCCGCAGGTTCGTAGCCGCAGCCTCGTAATCGCGGGTTCGTAGGGACTCGCCCCTACTCCGCCTCGGCCTCGGCGTCCTCGACGGCGTCGTCGATCACGGTGCCGCGGCGAGAGCGACTGATCCAGCCGTCCATCTCCAGAGCCGCGCGCTTGCGCATGCCAGGGAAGGCGACGTAGCTTGCGGCCCAGCCCACGATGAACGCGACGAGGACGGCCCAGATGTCGAACCACTTGAGGGCCCACAGCAGCCCGTAGACGCCCAAGAACACGGCGGTTCTCATGAGCCAATAGATG from Demequina lutea includes:
- a CDS encoding DUF4229 domain-containing protein yields the protein MQVLIYWLMRTAVFLGVYGLLWALKWFDIWAVLVAFIVGWAASYVAFPGMRKRAALEMDGWISRSRRGTVIDDAVEDAEAEAE